aaaacaaaaactgcaaatTGAGTTAAGAACaattaatcaagttgcatttttatagcgcttctctagctgcaacaaagcgctttacaattaattaattcactcacacacacacataccgatGGCATGGAATGGGCGTTTTGGAAAGCAGCTCATAAGTTAAAGTGTAAGTGGCAAACCACTACAACAAAAATCCATTGACTAGGCTGAGAGGACACCTGTATGAACAAGTTTTAGATGCAGTCTGCTTGATTTCACCGAGGCAGACGACAATAACCCTTCATTTCTTTTCAGTTGCACTGCAAATCTCAGGAAAAAGCATCCTGCTACTTCATTAACACCTCAGTTGAGCtgcaataactttttttttggctttttcctcttccttttctctccaattctacttggccagttatcttattttctgagccatcccagttgctgctccaccccctctgccgatccggggagggctgcagactaccacatgcctcctctgatacacgtggagtcgccagccgcttcttttcacctgacagtgaggagtttcaccagggggacagggcacgtgggaggatcacgctattccccccagttcccccccacccccccaagaggcgctagtgcagcgaccaagactcatacccacatccggcttcccacccgcagacatggccaattgtgactgtaggaacacctgaccaaaccggtggtaacatggggattccaacCAGTACTGCGATAACTTTGACATAATttattgagggaaaaaaaaacaaaacaaaaaaacagtcaggTTTCCAGAGCAGCAGCATCTGCAGATGTTAACACTACAATGCATTTCACATAGAACAGTTAACAACCCAACCATCTCTTTGTTCTCACCTCCGAATCCATAGTGAAATTGGTGCCAAACCCaggcattacattacattgcagtcatttagccaatgcttttatccaaagcagcttacaataaagacactttatTGTGCACTTTGCTTTTGAATGGAAACAATTCTCTAGTCCTCAGGCAAAATTCAAACAACTACATGTGATGAAGCTATCAAATAGCGCCAGTTTCGAAATATTTCATAACGGATATTTCAaaacggactgcatttatatagcgcttttctggtctaccgaccactcaaagcactttacaatgcatacctcacattcacccattcacacacacagtcacacactgatggaggaagctgccatgcaaggcaccaacctgctcatccggagcagttaggggttcagtgtcttgctcaatgacactttgacacgctctctgaAGGCGCCGGGGAATGAACCAATGACCTGATTAcaggacgacctgctctacctcctgagccatgccaccctagattaaaaacaaaaacaaaaaaattaacagTCTAGCATTCTTTTAAAAAATATCTGAAAGTGCTCTTGCCTAACAGCTTATTTACTTTCTAAGTGTAAAACATACTACACAGCCACCTCCAGCATGGCTCGAGTGCCCAGCACAGCACCATGACATCTTCATCACAGTAGTAAATGTCCTGTTGTTTGAAGAGAGTACAGCAGTCAtgtcacatagacacacacacacacacacacacacacacacacacacacacacacacacacacacacacactcacctttcTTCTTGTCTTTTTGCAGGAACGTTTCGGGGTGTATGCAAAGACATTGATCATTTTGCTGAGGATGCAGACTATGAGCAGGATGCTGCAGAGTACTTACTACGTGAGTTAGAAATGTGCAACGAAAAAATACAGTTATCAAATTAAAAAATTTATGTTTCAAGCATTCAAATCTCAAGCCTTTTTTCAATTCTTTATCTTCTCACCCTTTTATACCTGAACCTCATCTCCCCCCTCCCCATCTTCTCCACTCTCATCTCCTCTGCCCTTCTCCCAGGAGCAGTTCGTGCATCTAGTCTCTTCCCCATCCTCAGTGTGGGCTTACTGTTCCTGGGAGGCGTGTGTGTTGCTGCCAGTGAGTTCTACAAGTCACGCCACAACGTCATTCTCAGTGCGGGTATACTCTTTGTCTCTGCAGGTcagaaacacacactcacatgcattgCGTGTGCATGCATACCAATTGTATACAATtccagctgatttaatctcagccCCCTCCCACTCCTCTCAGGTCTGAGTAACATCATTGGCATCATCGTCTACATATCGGCCAACTCGGGGGACCCCAGCCAGAGTGACAATAAGAAGAGCTACTCATACGGCTGGTCTTTCTATTTTGGAGCTCTGTCCTTTGTGCTGGCTGAGATGGTTGGCGTGCTGGCAGTGCATGTGTTCATAGAAAAGCACAGGCAGTTGCGCACTAATGGCCGGCCCTCCCTCCTTAAGCCGCCCCTCTCCCGTAGCTCATCTTACTACCGTAACCGCTACTACCATAACCGCAGCCGTAGATATAGTTGCAGGAGCAATCACAGTGCTGGTGAGGTGACTCCGCAAATCTTTCGTACATCCTCGTTGCGAGACAGAGACCCACCCCTATCAACTGACTTAAAGGCCACTGCTATGCCTATGTCTAATTTGGCAAACCCAGTGCCGGTGGGCTCTGAGTTTATGCTCTACACCATAGCCTCACCTCTCGGTGATGATAAAATAGACATGGCCCACAACAATATGACTTCTGCAGTGGCTCACAACAATGCAGAGATGCTGCCTGGTAACTGTGTTGCCAACAGGAGGACCACACCTGTCTGAGAACAAAAGAGTGAAAGGACTATGATGGGCACACAATCAACTGTGTCCCCATCAATCATCTCAGAATGAGGAGAAAGGAGGACAACATGGCAACCGAGCAACTTCATGTCTTCTTCCCATAAGTGAGGAGGAGAAAGGAAAAATTTGAAAGAGGGAAGACTTTTTTGCGAGTACAGATTTCTGTCAATAGTTGGAGGATGAATAAGAATTTGAACAATAAAACTTTGGGGATTGGAGGTTTTTGTCTTCTGCTATGCTATTTCTACCAAAaagtatgtgtgtatgagagacagatggacggataTACCGAAATGAAGAGCCACAATGTACACCTCATACATCGACACATCTTGGATGGATATTTTCAGTCTGTTTTTTTTGATGACTTAACAAATACAAACCCTTTGCAAATGCATTTCAGCTGCATGTCTGTATCTATtgtttgttcatgtgtgtgtgtgtgtgtgtgtgtgtctgtgtctgtgtgtgtgtgtgcgtgtacacagGTGAAGCAAGCaaaattgtatttatatagcacttttaaaaacacagttacaaggtgctttacactcaatacacaaaatatgaataaatacataaaatgaattgaatgaatataaaacatggcatagggagtaacagaccaagctaaaaatgaaccaGAACAGCCGGCAggggtggggatctataaaaaggcttgcctgaaaggATGCGTTTTTAGAAACTGCTTAAAACAGAAGCTTGTCAGCATGCATTTGTGAACGCAGTAAAaacatcaaagaaggctgaatcagttcatctggatacaaccagACACgtttcactcaactaagtgacaccttcagtctaagctgactgcaggtatccccacgccctcagttgctttcaaaccccaaaacacgctgcgccagaagttggtccaccccaagaatcaggtcccctggcacaaacagagcaatatagtgtacgctgttaagtgtcaAGAGGatggccgtgacttgtacattggaggaactaaacagacgctggccaaaagaatggcacaacacagaagagctaacacatcaggccaggactctgcagtccacacccatctacaggcctgtggccactctttcagggatgaggatgtgcacatccttaatagggaggaacgctggtttgaacggggagtcaaaaaggccatcgGTGTTAAGAGgggacaaccatccctgaaccgggggggggggggctaagagtacatctgtcgccatcttacaatgcgactattccccaaccctttgTGAATAGCACACAGGGCCATCGGAACTTTAGTTaacgggcacacccatatttgatcatgaaactggttgttggttgtcGCCATTTTACAGTGTTGTAATTGCAACATTTCCtagtcctctatgaatagtacacatgatccgtaatcacacccatatttgcatatgaaactggtcgttggtttcgatcgtaaggcactgtattgtactgcactgtttataagggtggggatacctgcagtcagtttagactgaagatgtcactaagTTGAGTGAttcaacgtatctgtcaataaacattgtatccagatgaactgattcaactttctttgatctgaatatgtttattgacagatatgtttcatcactcatctaagtgacatcttcagtctaaactgactgcaggtatccccacccttataaacagtacagtacaatacagtcgcataacaaccgaaacaaaCGATCACTCTCAtattcaaatatgggtgtgagcattaactagagtttcaatggccatgtgtactattcacagaggatttggtaatgtttgcaatcacagcattgtaagatggcgacagatgtactcttagaccccccccccccgccccggttcagggatggttgttccctcttcacatagatggcctctttgactccccgttcaaaccagtgttcctccctatcaaggatgtgcacatcctcatccttgaaagaatggccacaggcctgtagatgggtgtagacacgttagctcttctgtgaagAGGCCAGGACCCTGCAGtctacagatgaactgattcaaccttctttgattttcttacctggattaatgagcatgcataaagacagtaacAACAGTTCCACCCTGTTTGCTGTGTCACTGATTCTTTGTTTACATAAGAATAAAGCTTATGAAATAAAACAATCTCAGATGCTTTTGTAGTTTctctgagtgagtgagagagagaatgtgaatgaatgcatgaatgtgTTGTGAATGATGTTTTTGGGCACATGTATCCATTAACCACTAGTAACACACCTCTATCCTCACCCGGTGGGTGCAgtacagaggtgtaaaaaccaagtccagaaagtaaaagtccgaaCCATGTATTTGCCCTACTCATGCagacaccagcagattctagtcaacaccactcctcaactaggtaggaaaaactagttaatgaaatcagctggtttagtaacatggttgaagcaaatacacggtttggacatttactttctggtgCAGTACCATAACCAGATGAAGCGCAGGTACACAAGGCTAACCTCATCTTTACATCCCAGAAAGTTGTAtaagttcagatgaactgattcaactttctgtgataataTCAAtgtcaaagaagattgaatcagttaatccggatataacgtttattgacagatacatttcatcactcatctaagtgacctcttcagtcacaacTGACTGGGTGACAGGTTGGAGGGATGAATGGCGCATTCAAAGTCTTGCAAATTAGCAATACAGTGGGTTCatgtttgttttgcattgcttgctttgttctttgttgtGCAATTTGAGCTGTGATGGTGTTGAACTGTGATCTACAGAGTCATCTTGATCTGGTAGTCTGAGATTGATTGCTTTTGTCCCCACCCGTCTTATCACTTAAGTGATTATTTCACCCTTTTTTCAGAGGTGTAACATTTTGGCGGCACCACTGGGATTGCTGTTCAGATGTCCAGTGTCCACAGCCTGTTCCCTGAATTCTGAGCCAGCTAAATCCTCACACTAACCCAGGCAGGCTGCAGCGAGGAAAGCGTTGCTGCTTAAGGAGAGCTGGAAGCTGGGGGTTGAGTATATGTCATCTGAGGCCAGTCAGAGATCATTGGGGGCAGTAAAGACCTCCCAGTTCACTTGACTCCTGCACAGTCAAAGTCCCTCCTGGCCTGTCAACATGATGACAACCATGGAAGAGCTACAGGAAGAGGTAGTATATGTGTTGCACAACCTAAATAAAGACAATTTATTGGGAATCTGTAATTTTCTCAAAATATCAGGAGAACAAAgaacagatgttaaaaagaaatCCCATATATCATTGTTGACTCATATTATGAAGTACATTGAAAGAGAAGAGCTGGCAGAGCTAGAAGATGTCAGAGTTGTTGTTACTGAAGGACAAAATTACAGACATGATCAGCGGCATTGCTAATGAAACAATACAAACTGAACAGGATACAGAGATGGCAGGGACACGGAGAGAAGTGGAGGAATCGAGGACTGTAAATCAACGACAAGAATTAGGAACCAAGCAAACTACTACAGTTAATGCCATTGTTAATGATTCTCTGCACCAGCCCCAACACACTGTCAGCCCTCAAGTAAGCACACAGCCCTTAGCCAGTGCTCAGCTGCACCCAAGCCCATACTGGTGCAAGGATTTCAAAATCGCTGATCAAATAGGTGAACCAGGCCAGAAAGATAAGCTGACATTTTCCAGCCTTGCTCATCAGATCAAAAATGGATTAAACAGAGGTTATCctgaggtagaaatagtagatgCTGTAATCAGGGCTATCTCTCCAGGCTCCCAGCTGCGCAGCTACTTGGAAGGAAAACCACATCTAACTCTTCCTACACCCAGGTGTGTCCTGCGCTCCCACTTCCAGAAGAGCACCACAGAGCTCTATAAGTGtcatgtatgaaacactaataatgttctaagctgtttaagcagataactggaaagtgcacacggcagacttatgacggtaacatagtatatttattattacattgtaacaacctagctatccagagtagagcggagtaccaagagaacgccctggtggcgattctgccttatatactattcaggaacacatagtagggtttctaAATTCTTTAGACAACAGGCCAAAAGTTTGGCCcttccactgtccaatgtctgaccagtgtcaatgttctgtacagcatccaccatgcaccttgtcggcacacagcagttgtctctggcactgcagagctgaggctggataggatctccatctgcccgaagactgagcgttgctctggtccacgtgctgaGGAGCGTTGCAAacaagtcttccctgctgcttgataatGCTGGAGTTTGTACATGTCtcgtgcttgagagcgtggcaGCATTACAAATTcatggtccctttcgatgccttgccatagcttccttctttaggtgaacggcatgcttttgcgatgtgtcactttttcttgcactggtgacactctgcgtccttgaacctgcattcttccggtctgtggccttttccattgcagcgataccAGGGCTTTCCGTTAGCGGTAGACTTTACCGTAGTCTCTCTATGCTTTATgttagccttcttttccaccaccttagctttatagcctttctgtgcaaactgttgcgcactgttgccttttgttacctcaaaagaaagcgccatttcaactgcgagctgtaacgttaagtcttgtgtgagcagcattgagtaaccgatctcttagctcactgctcttaactccacagacaaacctatcacgcagtgcttcatctaaaaatgttccaaatttgcatgtggctgctaactttctcaaacttgcaaggtactcacttattgtttcattttccttttggtttcttccgtgaaacttgcatctctcggcaataaagttggttttcggaatgtagtgcttttctagcattcccaccagtacttcatatggtttacccgatggcttatctggcgcgcacaaatccatcagcaagctatgtgccctttttcctaccaccgtaagaaataccgctttggttttctcatctcgagtgtccaatccatttgctgcgaagtactgctctaaccgctggcgataactatcaaaactttcctcactttcctcgaggtggaaatcttctggcttaccgaatgccatcttctgttcgacggtcctttcactcaccgaacgtctctctggttgttcgtcgttgacttctgcctcgctggagctgcttgacatgctaactctgtgacttccaacttaaacatcccatcctcgtcgccaaactgtcgtgtatgaaacacgaATActgttctaagctgtttaagcagataactggaaagtgcacacggcagacttatgacagtaacatagtatatttattattacactgtaacaacctagctatccagagtagagcggagtaccaagagaacgccctggtggcgattctgccttatatactattcaggaacaaccaatagatgacctccaccttattcagtaccaatcacattgatctgtgtgtattcaaaactaataaaaccacactggttaatattctgtgttgggaacaccacaataAGCAGCTAGCTTCAGAAGCACAGCATAGCAAAGACACACCTCAAAGCTTCCTAATGCGAGTCTTAGATCTGAGGCAGAAAGTACTATTGCATCCCACGAGTCGGAATCTGGGCTTAAGTATGAACCAGCCCTAGTTCAgcgcatgtgtttacacacagtaCTTAATGGTGTGCAGAATGACAGTATCAGGATAGACATGCAGCCCCTCCTGCTAGATACGAACACCAAAGATGAGCTTTTGCTATTGTTACGTCccgtattgtttttgtgtttaatgtatgcaggcctgcatgttgtatggatgtgtcgctctgtcctggtgtgttgtggttttgtctccccctagtgtccccataattccctttcttacagaagctgcagcttggatccactgtctatcaacacacctgctccgtatcaccaattagccacgccctgctcctcctcctatatACTATAGTCCTAGCTTTTCCATTGTTCCCTCTCGTTCTCCTGGGTAGTGGCAGTATCAGGAGGCgagcggttggttggttggttgggttttgtgtttgtcttgtttttgattaagactatgagttagtttacctctgattagcctatgtttgtttgttggttagtttttctttgtttcttttcttgtttaagctcataggggacatttgggtaagtttagacaccctggggtctacatttactttacacgtagtttgtttatgttattcttcattagtttagcggtgggcaccaacccatgtatttaggggcgcttgacgcctgttaaggggggggtTTCTTTTCAGTTTATAGTTTATTTGATGCCATTGATTAGCGCCCTATGTCcctgtgttgctgtgtttttgtattaaataaatatttaagtTGTGGTTCTTTCTGCTCACGTTGTGGTTAATCCTGCTTAAGTTGTGGTTTTGTGAGACtgcacccacatttggtttgttctgttgtggtaaatgttgcgccttggtcctctggccactagggggcgtaacatttaatgggggctcgtccgggatctcTTTGATCCTTTTCACCCACAACAGATACGAGCCATATGTTGGTGTGTAGTGCACACGTACGTTTAGGCTGGCAGAGGGTAGGTGGTGCTGGCTGTTTGTGCTGTGGTTGTTCTATTAGTGGTTGTGTAGTATTGACCATGAGTGTATTCAGCCTGGATGGGTTTATCAGTAGTCCATCTGTGGACCTGATTGACCACTGTAAGAAGGTTGACCTGTATGCCATAGCCGCCCATTATGGGATTGCAGTGTCCAAGAGGTTGAGTAAACCTGCTTTGCGGGAAGCAGTGGTTCATGGGTTGGTGGAACAGCAGGTGCTTGGCGCCGGCGATGTTGCGGACCCTGATCCTTCCCCCTTCCCTACGTCCGAGAATGACCCTATAGTGGGCTCTGAGGAGGTCTCGGGGGATGTCTCTAAGGAGAGCCATGAGGGCCCTGAGGGAGAAGGGGAGGTAGAGTAGGAGGAGGCTAAGGGGGAGTTGTTTGGGAAGCCCATGTTGGGCGGGGCTTCTGTATTAACAGAGACCATTTATGGCACGGTTTTCCACCATGCCTTCGTCTACTGGTGTGAGGAGTTACGGCGCACTTAACCACGGGATCAGTTTCAGCGTGAGGCACAGGAGAGGGAATATACCCATCTGTTGTCTCTCCAGAGACTGGAGATGTCTCGACACAGGATGGCGTTAGAAATGCCTGCAGAGAAGGAGGTGAAGTTAAAAAGAATAGAGTTGGAGGCTGCTGCGGCCACTGTGAAGTCTTCCCCTCAGCAGAGAAGCCCTGTGCGCTCAAGTATAGTAGCGCGGATTCTTCAGTAGCCTTTAATGTGACCAAAAACATTACTTTGGTCCCTCAGTTCCGTGAGGATGAGGTTGACGCTTATTTCGGTGCGTTTGAGCGGGTAGCTCACGCACTGAAATGGCCGAGAGATGTGTGGGCGCTATTATTGCAGTGCAAATTGACAGGAAAAGCCCAGGAGGTAATAGCCACACTCACTCTGGATGACAGTTTGTCATATGACGCTATTAAAGCTACCGTGCT
This genomic stretch from Lampris incognitus isolate fLamInc1 chromosome 5, fLamInc1.hap2, whole genome shotgun sequence harbors:
- the LOC130113111 gene encoding voltage-dependent calcium channel gamma-3 subunit-like, producing the protein MRVCNRGVMMLMTTAGAFCAFSLMTIAVGTDYWLYSRGMCRSKSSGDNETIRKNEEVLTHSGLWRTCCTEGTFRGVCKDIDHFAEDADYEQDAAEYLLRAVRASSLFPILSVGLLFLGGVCVAASEFYKSRHNVILSAGILFVSAGLSNIIGIIVYISANSGDPSQSDNKKSYSYGWSFYFGALSFVLAEMVGVLAVHVFIEKHRQLRTNGRPSLLKPPLSRSSSYYRNRYYHNRSRRYSCRSNHSAGEVTPQIFRTSSLRDRDPPLSTDLKATAMPMSNLANPVPVGSEFMLYTIASPLGDDKIDMAHNNMTSAVAHNNAEMLPGNCVANRRTTPV